The Candidatus Scalindua japonica genome includes the window ATATATTCACATTCCCATTGCAGTAACAGAGGGATTTACTCCGCAGAATGCAAAGATATTTGCGGATGTACTATCAAAACCGGAAAACTATCCGTTAATTGTTCACTGCAAAAGTGGGGAACGTGTTGGAGCTATGTTTGCGCTAAAAGCATTTCACATTGATGAAAAGGAGGTAGAAGAAGCGCTCTTGATCGGAGAAAGAGCGGGGCTGATTAAACTTGCTTCTGTTGTCAGGCAGATATTAGAGCGCTATAAGAAATAGAAACACTCATTTCACAGATTTACACTGTCCTGATCTAATCTTGTTTCGATGTTGGTCAAGCTTCATTTCCTTCCAGAAGCATCCGGTTAGGCTTTTGCGTATACCGCTTTTGTCATACCCGCCCGCCTGTACCTATTCGGGCAGGAATTCCTTTATCGGGTATCTATGTGACTGGTTCAATCTGAATTCCCGCTTAAACTTGTCCTCGCATGGTTTAAGCGGGGAGCATGCCTGCCTGAATAGGTTCCCGTCCCTGCCAGAACAGCACCCGCCAGAATGACACTCGCCAGACTGATATTGTCGGGCTGGCCGGGCAAGAAGAACGGATAGAAAAAATACGAAAAATAAAATTGTTAAAAATAAAACAAAAGATAATCATAGTCGCTGTAGGGTGGGCACTGCCCACCAAAAACATTCTACATCCGGAAACAAAAATTGTAGGGTGCGTTTTACGCACCAGAAACATGCCAGCATAATCAAGTATTTGTTTATTATATAACACCATTGCCGTATCCAACGTTGTTAGCGGTGCATGGAATGCACCCTACTTGTCTTACCTTGCAAACTTTAACGCCTTTTCCGGGCAGCTGCTGATACATCTACCACAGGCAAAACAGTCGGGACGTGTCCTTTTCTCGTCGAGTATAGATCTTACTGCAGGACAGTGGCTTTTTTTAATACAGATATTACACCCTTTGCAATTGTGACTGTTAACCTTCACTTTTACCAGTGAGAAATGTTCAAGAATCCATGTAAAAAGGCCAACTGGGCAAACCAGATAACAAAATGGTCTAAAGAGCCTCCGCATAAACTCGCACGAAAAGCGCTTGATGCAAAAATTTTTTTCAATCGTACTTCAAAATTACGTTAAAAGAAGACAGTATAAAACTGCACAGCACCAACAATGGAGATAATTTGCAAATTTGAAAACACCTCTCCTACGGTTTTTTGTTTTTTACTTTAAAAATCACCAATTTAATTCTGTAACAACAGATGAAAAGCAATCATCGTCTTGTCCAGGTATGCCTGAAACGCAAGATTCCCTCTCTTGCTTAAACGATCATCACCAATATCACACTTCAAGCGCTTTATCATCCGCTCAACTGAAGGACGACGTGTCATTATTGCCTTGAATCTCTTTGCCATTGGAGGATCTTCCGTGTCTATGTGGGGTAATAACCCAAATGATATATTAATCATCCTGCCAGTTAACGAATTGGGACAACACTCTACCTGATGCAAGCATGTTGAACACACCGGTTCACCATCTGTATCCGTTGGCGCATGGTAAATGAATTTTTCTTTTTCATAACGCATTCCTTTGTAATCCATCTCATGGCCACCATTGCATATTACCACACCATACGGCGTTATCTTCTCCATGCCACGCGGCAAACCATCTGTTATTCCATTCTTGCGCCTTGGATTTAAAGATGCCTTTAATTCTAAGCCGAGTTTGTCCATAAACTTATCTTTCAAATCTCTGCTATCACACGCGCTATCATACAACGCTCTTTTAACCGATTCTTCAATCACCGGATATGTATCAAATACCTTTTCTACATGTGGAAAATATGTCTCTCCATCATGTGTCGGTCCATCCAACACTGCTCTTGCATCCAGAGGCACGCCTTGACGTGGAAAACCTACAATACTTGCTTTGTGCCCCCAATACATCTTTGTTATGGATTTCACGATTGTCCCCGCTCCTTCATCTGCCAATACCCAGTCATGTTCACACTTGTCTCTGTCCTGACAGCGACACCTCTTAGTCAGCTTTGATTGCGACTTCTTCTGCTCCTTACCATCTTCGTCCTTATACTTTACTGTCTCAAACCCTGAATATGCATAATAGTGAGTTGTATCTCCTACTACTTCCTTTTCTATTTTAATCGCACCTGTCTCTATGTTCTCAGTTACCAGCGCAATCTTCATCTTATCCCATAGCCCCCACTCACTCATGATCTGGTCAAATTGCTGCAGTTTACGCTCACTTGGTATATGCCTGCTACAATACTCATCCCTTTCCCCCTTCGGTGCAAATCCACATACTCGCACAAAACTCGGATTACTCTTCAATAACATGGACACTTTTTCCGGCTCGCACGGAAATCCCATTAGAGCTGTACCCAAAAAACTTTTTAACAACGCACAAAAACATTTTGGCCTCTTACCTCCCAATCGAAATGGCACTACCCCGGGAGATATACTCACGGGACTTACCATCCGCTGCTTTGATTCAGCCGCTACTTCATAAAGCACATCACCTCTCTTCTCCTTGTCAACTTGCATTGTTGCTCTATTAAACAAAAGCTCCTGTCTTGCATCTTCTTTGCTCTGAGATAATACTACTTGCTTTTGGGGTTGATTTTTCAGCCTCTTTCTCTCTTCTCGTTTATTAAATTCATAAAGTGCATCGTAGTACTCAGCACCGAAATTACGGTGTTTCTCCCAGGGAAAATAATATAAAGCCCGAAACCATTCCGCATCTGGTGTATTAAGCAGTACTTTGTCATCTTCGTGAACAGTGTGAATTAGTAGCGGTTTTTGGTTGATTTGAATTTGTGATATTGGTAGCATTCTAGCGTGTCCTTTCTTGTATAGTAGTTTGTGTTATTGTGTGACTTCTATTATACAAGTTGGGCACCGTATTTTGTAATTCTACTATTGGATTTTGTAAATTATTTCACAAAACCCTTTAAAATACGGCTTACTGGCTCGTTGGCACATTATTCTTGTCGCTCCTTTTCCAAAATATTGCCTCTAACTCTTTTTATAACTCTTGTACGCTCAACTGGGCAAACCAGATAACAAAATGGTCTAAAGATAAAAAGAGATGCAGTCACAACAAATAGCATAACCATAATTGCATACGGCTCAAATCCCCAGTGCAGGAAATGGAACGGATTAAAATAACCGTAAATACCTATGCCTGCAACAAAAACAAGGGTTAAAAATGCAAGGAATATTATTATCCGTACAGGATTGGTTACCTTGAAAGGAAGTATGATCTTGGACTTCTTTGACAGAGGTATCCGGTTAAAGAGTTCCTGGATAGCTCCAATAGGGCAAGCCCAGCCACAGAAAAGCTTGTTTCCGATTATACTGAACACGGCAATAAATGCGAGGATTGTAATGAATATCACAGGCACTCCCCTTCCGGTACTCAGAAACAGAAATGGTTTGGTGATTGCACAAACCGGACTGGGATGGATGCCCATTCCCAGAGCAAATTCCCCCAGAGGTAATGCTGGAAGTATTCCAAACAGAAAGAACACTGCACCAAGTATTACTGACCTCAGATTACGATGCACCCACGAATTTATCATCAGTCCCATTCCTGTCAGGCAAAAGATAGCACCTACCCATACACGTGGTAAAAGTATAACATCCAGAAATCCCATTCCTCTTCTACCACCACCTGAAGCCCAGATGACAGACGTAGCGTACAACAATATGAGAATCGTATAAGCTGATAATATCATTGTTTTGCTAATATAGTGTAAAGTATATTTCATGACATTTCACCGCCTTTCGAAGGACATCGATTTGATCGCTGTCCTTACTTACTTTTTCCTTTTTGATGCTCATGTCTTTTGTTAATATTTGTCGAATAATACCGTCTCAAGAACACCTGATGTATTATAAAGCTCGGTGTTCCTGGAGGCGTAAATCAACTAGCGAACCCTTCGACCCATTCGATCTCTCCAGAATGGAAGCCCGTTTTTATCTCTGAGTTTGAGGATCTTATCACCTTTTGTTATCTCTGCGGCAATAATGGCCTCTTCTTCATCAAAGGCGACTTTTGAACCGGTAATTTCCACTTTATCCCCCGGTTCGAACATGACACCCTGACCTTGAAGGTACCATCCAGGACCCAGATGCACGGATATAGTCTCTTCACCGGTTTTTACTATTAGATGTACTCCATAGAACATCCCTTTTTCCGGTGATACTTTCTCAACTCTGATAACTTCACCACCTATAGTTTCTACAGTATCCGGTATATAAGACAGACAATATTGATTTTCAAGTCCCCAGACTTCAGAGCCTCTTCCCATGCCTCTCTGTGCAAAGGATTCATTTGCTGAAACAAATACCGTAATCATTAACATTATTAATATCAGAATCTTCATTTTCTTTCCTCCTTCCTGAAATAACATTGTTAAATTGAAAATCTCTTAAAGAAGAAGTTCATTCTCCTCCTCCAACTATAATTATACTCGCATGAGAGGAACAAAGATATTGATCAAAAGTGGTATTTTGCTAAGTCTTTGGATTCTTTTTGGGCGCAACTTTAGTTGCATTTGAGGTAAGAGGAAGAAGGTAATCAGTGATCAATAAATTATTGTCTTCCCTGGTTATTTCTCCGGGATTTGTACTGACGGTAATGATACTCTCATCTCCGATATTACACTCTTCCTGTAATACTTTCTTCAGGTCTTTTCCGAACAGATGGTTACAACAGTCTGATAGTTGTTCTTAGTGGTTTTCTTATATTGTTCATATAGAAATCTTTTCAAAAACTATCTCTTTATCTTTTATTATTGCTTTGACTTTGTCTCCGGATTTAAATTCCCGGTTTACTAAACATAATGATAATTTGTTTTCTATTTCTCGTTCAATCGCCCTCTTCAACGGACGGGCGCCATACTGTGGTTCAAAGCCATCTGTTACCAGTTTTTCCTTAGTTTTTGAATCTACTTCAAGGAATATTTCTTCATCCTCCAGCCTCTTTATAAGCTTATTCAGGAGAATGTCCAAAATACGTGACATATGCTTTTTCGTTAAAGAGTGAAAAACAATCATATCATCTAATCTATTCAGAAACTCAGGTTTAAAATATTTTTTTACTTCTGACAGGACCATATCCTTTGCTTCATCGTGGCTGATTATACCAGAACCGGACTTAAATCCTATTTCATGTCTTTCTGCAAGCTTTTCGCTTCCTATGTTTGAGGTCCCTATGATTATAGTATTCCGGAAGCTAATGATGTGGCCCTGTGCATCAGTAAGCCTTCCTTCGTCAAGTACCTGGAGGAGCATATTAAATACATCCGGATGGGCCTTTTCTACTTCATCAAGCAATACTACCGAATAAGGCATACGTTTGATTTTTTCAGTAAGCTGTCCTCCCTCTCCATAACCTACATAACCTGGTGGTGCGCCAATAAGTTTCGCGACTTCATGACGTTCCATATACTCTGACATGTCCAGTCTGATAATACGGGTTTCGTCATCAAAAAGAAACTCTGCTAGTGTTTTTGCCAGTTCTGTTTTTCCCACTCCCGTTGGGCCTAGAAACAGGAAGGTGCCTATTGGTTTTGAAGATTCTCTCATCCCCGCTCTGTTCCTCCTTATCGCATCGGCAATTGCTCCTACGGCGGCTTCCTGGGCGACTATGCGTTCATGTATTTTTTCTTCCATGTGTGATAACTTGTCTGCCTCGCTTTCCAGCATTCTTGAAACCGGAATACCAGTCCAATTTGAGACGACACCGGCTATATCTTCAGAAGTTACAGAGGAGTCCTTCTCGCTTAGTTCTCTTTGCCACTTTTCCTTTTCAGCGATAAGCCGCTTTTCTATGTCTTGCAATTCTGCATGATGTTTTGTCGCCTCCTCAAAGTCCTGTCTTTCAAAAGCTTCCATTTTAATGGCTTCTTGCGTTCTTTTTTCATTTTCCAGTTTCTTTATATCAGGTGGTGTGTAATGCATTTCAAGATGTTTCTTTGACCCTGCTTCATCCAGGAGGTCTATTGCCTTGTCAGGTTGTGCCCTGTCTGCAATGTAGCGTTCGGAAAGGCGTGCCGCAGCATCCAATGATTCCGGAGTATAATCTATATTATGGTGTTTTTCGTAGTAGGGCTTAAGTCCATTAAGGATTTTTTTTGTATCATCGATTCCGGGAGCATTCACCTGTACTGTCTGAAATCGTCTCGCAAGCGCTCTGTCCGATTCTATATGTTTTCGATAGTCATCATACGTAGTTGCGCCAATCAACTGTAGTTGTCCTCTTGCCAATGCCGGCTTTAATATGTCCGGAGCGCCCAATCCTCCGCCGGCTCCTCCGCCTACACCTACTACAGTATGTAATTCATCGATGAAAAGTATAATGCGTCCTCCGGCATCTATTATTGAGTCCCTGATAGATTTAAGCCTGCCTTCAAATTCGCCTCTGACACCGGCTCCCGCAATAAGGGCGGCCATGTCAAGTGAAAGAATTTTCTTCGACAGTAACGATTGTGGCACCTCCGCGGCAACAATCTGCTGGGCAAGGCCTTCAACAATAACCGTTTTACCTACCCCTGCTTCTCCTATTAAGACGGGATTATTTTTTTTGCGTCTCGATAGAATCTGGATCACCCTCTCTATCTCCTTTTCTCTACCTATTACCGGATCCAGTTCGCCCTGTCTTGCAAGTTCTAACAGATCCAGTGTATATTCTTTTAATACATCGAGCTTGCTTTCATCGTCCTGATTTACAACCTTTCTCCCCCCTCTGATCTCTTGAATAGCCGTTCTGACATTTTCCTGTCCCAGGCCGACTTTTTTGAGAATTTCAGAGGTCTTTCCTGACTGTGGATTAAAGAGCGCAAGAAATAACGCTTCTGTACTGATAAGCTTGTCTTCCATCTTTTTTGCTTCCTGCAAAGCAATCTCAAACACTTTTTCAACTTCACCTGATATTAATAATTGAACATCACCAGTAGTTACTATATTAGCCGTTTGACTATCTAAAGATGCAAATATGTCATCCATAAGACGTTTTCTTATTCCTTCTGTATCCAGTTTAAGGTGTTCCATAATTGCAAAGATAGATGAATCATTCTGGACCAGTAATCCTAAAAGCACAAATTCTGATGTAAAAACAGTATGCCTCATGTTTACCAGTTCCATAGTTCCGATGTTTATGGCATCTAATACCTTTTTTGTGCAGTATCTAATATATTTTTGCAGCATTTAATACCTCCTTATTGAATTGTATTAAATATGTAGGATTTATTTCCGAGACGAACCTTTTCTTATACAAAATGATTGAAAGGAATGTAAGTGAAAAATATAATTTAAAGGCTCTGGATTATAATGTACAGGTATGTAGATTATCCGTATCTGTTATTGATTAGAGCAAATGCAACATGCTAAATCAACGCATCGTCTTGCCGCCGTCAACTGTTAAACAGTTGCCTGTTATAAAGTCAGAAAAATCAGTAGTGTAGAAGAGGACAGCTTTGGCAATATCTATTGGCACTGCAAGTCGTTTAAGCGGTGTCTGCTCCGCCATTACCTTCTGTATTCGAGGTGGTACATGAGGTGTCTTTTCCGCTAGAGTAAACCCCGCATTTATCAGGTTAACGGTTATACCAAAATGACCCAGCTCAAGTGCAAGGATCCTCGTCAATCCAACCAGTGCTGACTGGGCTGTTGTATGGCTGGTATACCCTTTTACGGGATCATTAACTATATTGTCCATTATATTAATGATCCTTCCCCATTGTTTCTTCTGCATCCCACTAATTACCGCCTGGCAACAATTGTGTGCCCCTTTTATTGTGCCGTTCAGGTTTTCAATGAACTCTTTCCATTTAGTTTCTTTAAAGTTTCTTCGTTGTATGGTACCATGAGCATTGTTTACAAGGATGTCTATACTGCCAAATTTTTTAATGGTGTCTGTAACCATTTTGTTAACACTTGCCTTGACAGTTACGTCTGCCTGTATCACCATTGCCTTACCCCCACAACTTTCTATCCTCTTCAAAGCGGATTCTGCTCTCTTCCTGTTTTTAAGGTAATTAATAGTAACAGCTGCACCTTCAGACGCCAGGAGTTCGGCGATAGCACTCCCTCTGTCACTGCTTGCTGCTGTAACTATCGCGACTTTACCTTGCAGTTTCAAAGTAACCTCTTTTGTTTAGGGAAAATATAGATATGAATTTCACAAATTTACACTAATTAAATTAACTTTGGTTGTAAGCATTTCACGCCTCTCTTTCAAGAGGCCGGGTTTTAATAAAAAACACTATAAAGATATTGTTTCTTTTATAGTATATCCTTTTTTTGATTTTTCCACTTTGACAGCTTCTGTAACAGGGTCGTGTACAAAGAACAGAGTCCAGTCACCGTTACTGGCCCTTGACAATAATTTTTCCTTATCTTCACTTGACGTTATCGGGTTGATATCGTAACTCGCTATATAAGGTATCCTGATGTGAGATGTGAAAGGTATTACATCTCCACAGCAGACAAGTGTATTTATTCCGTCTGATATTTTTATAACTTGTTGACCTGTAGTATGGCCATCGTAGATTATGACATCTATGTTTGGTAATATCATTGCGTATCCATCTACAAGTCGTAGTTTGCCTTCTCCTTCTATTGTCTTGAAATCTTCCGTGATAAAACTGCCTTTGTCCTTTTCACTCGGTTTTGATGCCCATTCGTGATGTGTTTTTTGAACATAATGTGACGCATTTGGAAACGTAAGCTTATGTTTGTTCCCATTTAAATAAGTAGCTCCGCCAACATGGTCCAGATGTAGATGGGTCAGGACTACGTCAGTTATATCCTTAGTCTCCAGATCGTATTTTTCCAGGGATGCTTCAAGGTTGTATTCTGTCTGGTCTAATTTATAGATTTCCTTATCATTTTCTGATAACTTAGTACCGATACCGGTATCAACGAGAATTTTCCGTTTATCATCTATAATAAGTAGCGATCTGAGGGCCATTTCTACCCTGTTTTGATCATCTGGAGGGTGTAGCTTGCTCCATATTACCTTTGGAACTATCCCAAACATTGCACCGCCGTCAAGGGCAAACCTTCCGGTCTCTAACGAATGCAGTTCATAATTTCCTATTTTCATAAATCCGTTCCTTTCGTCTGTCAGGCTTGCACTTATGCCATATTATGGTATCATTATCATTTGCTGCTATAATATATAGATAAGAAATGCGCATTACAAGGGGGAAAATATGACAATTGAAATATGCAGAAAATTATATAAGGATATAGGAGAAAAACATCAGAGAGCACGAGACGTTCTGAGGAGGGGCTTGACCCTCACGGAGAAAACCCTTTATTCGCATATGAAACTGGAGGAGATAAAGCCATATACCAGAAAGGAATCTAATGTAGATCTATATCCGGACAGGATTGCTATGCAGGACGCGACTGCACAGATGGCGATATTACAATTTATATCGTCAGGAGTGCCGTCTGTGCACGTACCGACTACCGTCCATTGTGATCACCTGATATTGGCGCATCATGGTGTCTCAGACGATCTGCCTGCCGCAAAGATGACAAATAAGGAGGTTTATGACTTTCTTGCTTCAGCCGCTAAAAAATATGGTATGGGGTTTTGGGATCCGGGGGCAGGGATCATTCATCAGGTAGTTTTAGAGAATTATGCTTTTCCCGGCGCTCTGCTTATTGGTACCGACTCACACACTCCAAATGGAGGTGGCCTGGGTATGCTGGCAATCGGTGTGGGTGGGGCGGATGCTGTAGATGTTATGGTAGGGTTGCCATTTGGTATAAAGTGGCCAGGTGTTATAGGAATTAAATTAACCGGTAAATTGTCAGGATGGTCATCTCCCAAGGACGTTATTTTGAGAGTAATGAAAGAGCTTACTGTTAAAGGAGGGACCGGTTCTGTCGTAGAATATTTCGGAGATGGCGCATCTTCGATTTCATGTACGGGTAAGGCCACTATATGTAATATGGGAGCGGAGCACGGCGCCACAACATCTACGTTTCCTCTGGATTCAAAGATGTTGGAGTATCTGAGAGCAACTGACAGATCTGACATAGCTATTTTAGCAGAAGAATATTCAGAGTATTTCAGAGCAGATGAAGAGGTATACGCGGATCCTGCAAAATATTATGATAAGATTGTAGAAATAAACTTAACAGAGCTTGAGCCATTGGTCTGCGGCCCTCATACACCTGATAAGGTGCGTTCTGTATCAGAGTTCAGAGATGAAATAGTAAAGGAAGATTATCCGGATAATGTTAAATACGCACTTATCGGTTCATGTACAAACTCCTCTTATGAGGACATGGGGCGCGCGGCTGCCGTGGCAAAGGATGCTGTTGTCAAAGGACTGAAGTTGTCTGCTCCGCTATTAGTGACACCGGGATCAAACCTGATTGAAGATACTATTAAACGTGATGGGCAGATGAAAGCCCTGACTGATGCCGGTGCAACCGAACTGGCCAATGCCTGTGGTCCGTGTATAGGTCAGTGGAAACGGACGGATATTGGAGAAGGTGAGAGAAACACCATTGTTAACTCTTATAATAGAAATTTTCGCGCCCGTAATGATGGAAATAAGGAGACACTCTCATTTATCTGCTCTCCTGAACTCGTAACTGCATATGCCTTCTCAGGTTCTCTCTCTTTCAATCCATTAAAAGATAAGCTGAAAACAGTATCCGGGCAGGAAGTAATGTTGGAAGAACCATCTGCAGAAGAGTTGCCGTCTGCCGGATTTACCGGCTGCGGCAAAGGATATGTTCCGCCTGAGGATGATGGGTCAAAAGTGGAAATTGTTATAAATCCGGAGTCAGAACGTCTTCAGGTATTGGCTCCTTTTTTGCCATGGGATGGTAATGATTTTGTCGATGTTCCTTTATTATTAAAAGCTTCAGGGAAATGTACAACCGATCATATTTCTCCAGCTGGGCCATGGTTAAAGTTCAGAGGACATCTGGATCGTATCTCTGACAATGCATTTTCTGGCACTGTGAACGCGTTTGATGGTTCGGTTGGTACAGGTAAGAATCAGTTCACAGGAAAACGCGGTATAAGGTTCTCAGATATTGCTCGTGATTACAAGGAGCGTGGAGTTTCATGGGTTGTTGCAGGTGATGAAAACTATGGAGAGGGCTCTTCACGTGAGCATGCTGCCATGTCTCCAAGGTTCCTTGGCGCTGCCGCGGTAATCGTCCGCTCATTCGCCCGGATCCACGAAACTAATTTAAAGAAGCAGGGCGTCCTTCCCCTGACATTTGTTAACCCGGCGGACTATGAAAAGTTCTGTGAGGATGACAAGGTGTCAATCACAGGTCTGGAGGGCCTGGCTCCAGGCAAAAATGTTTCCGTTAAAATCAAACACAGTGACGGAACAGAAGATAGTATAGAAACTAAACATACCATGTCAGATCAGCAGATAGAATGGTTCCGTACAGGTTCCGCATTAAATAAAATTGCTAGAGATCTAGAGGGGTAATGTTACAGGGGAAATCCTTGACTTATGATCCGGATTATAGTAGTTTTTGATCGAACAGATCGTAAATAACATCAACTGCATGAATCATTTTTTGATACAAAATCTAATTTCATAATTTCCCATCCTTAATGAAAGATAGTGCAAACACATTTAGAAACAAGCTGATTCTGACCCTGGTCCTTTTTATTATTGTTTTATCGTCTGGTACTGCGGGTTACTATTTTATTGAGGGATGGCGAGTTTTTGACTCGCTGTACATGACAGTTATTACTCTTTCAACGGTAGGGTTTCATGAAATAGAACCACTTTCAAAAGCTGGAAAGGCCTTTACTATCGGCTTGATATTTTTTAGCCTCGGAGTTGTCGCATTTGCAGTAAATTATGGATTAAAGGCTATATTTGAAGGTGAATTTCGGGATGTATTCGGGAGGAGAAAATTGAAGAAGGCATTAGGGTCGTTGGAAAACCACTACATTATCTGCGGTTACGGCCGCATGGGGAAGGTAATCAGCAAGGAATTTGAGATAAAGGGGATTCCATTTGTTGTTGTAGAAAAAGAAGGACAAGGGCTAGATATAGATGGAGATGTTATCGTTGTCTATGGAGATGCGACAAGAGACGAGTTACTTAAAGATGTTGGTATAGAGAGAGCAAAGGGTCTCATATCAGTTCTTGATTCAGATCCCCAGAACCTTTACGTTGTGCTCAGTGCAAGGGGTCTTAATAAAGACCTGTTTATAGTTGCAAGGGCAAATGATGAGGGTGCGGATTATAAGCTGACAAGGGCTGGTGCGGATAAGGTCGTTTCTCCATATCATATTGGAGGCCTCAGAATGGCCCATACCATACTTAAACCAACGGTGGTAGACTTCCTGGAGTTAACGGCAAAGACCGGTAATATGGAAATTCAAATAGAAGAGGTGGTAGTGGAAGATGCGTCGGCATTGGCGGGTAAAACCATCAAGGAAGCGGATATCAGGGCAAAAAACTGGGTCGTAATCGTGGCGCTGAGAAAAAATAATGGAAAAATGTTCTTTAACCCTCGTGCTCATACACTGATAGAGGTAGGTGACAAGGTAGCGGTGATAGGAGAACCGGACCACTTTACTCAGTTTGAAGATATGGCCAGGGGGAAGAGAGGCACAAATTCACACTGATTCGTTTCTGTACGGAAACGAATCAGCCCCTTTCCTGTTCTTTCACAACTTTTCTATTTCAACGTAAGTAGAATTATATGTTGCATTGCCTCCAAAATCCTGAACAACATCCGGGGTCAGAGTATTAGCGCCTTTACCTTCGCATAGCTTAGACCACAGACCACCATATGCTAAGGTAACTCCCCTTTTTATATCCTTTGTCAGACGTGCTTTCATGTTCAAAGTATCCTGGTCGTTCTTTA containing:
- a CDS encoding 4Fe-4S binding protein; this encodes MKYTLHYISKTMILSAYTILILLYATSVIWASGGGRRGMGFLDVILLPRVWVGAIFCLTGMGLMINSWVHRNLRSVILGAVFFLFGILPALPLGEFALGMGIHPSPVCAITKPFLFLSTGRGVPVIFITILAFIAVFSIIGNKLFCGWACPIGAIQELFNRIPLSKKSKIILPFKVTNPVRIIIFLAFLTLVFVAGIGIYGYFNPFHFLHWGFEPYAIMVMLFVVTASLFIFRPFCYLVCPVERTRVIKRVRGNILEKERQE
- a CDS encoding DNA-binding protein, which gives rise to MKILILIMLMITVFVSANESFAQRGMGRGSEVWGLENQYCLSYIPDTVETIGGEVIRVEKVSPEKGMFYGVHLIVKTGEETISVHLGPGWYLQGQGVMFEPGDKVEITGSKVAFDEEEAIIAAEITKGDKILKLRDKNGLPFWRDRMGRRVR
- a CDS encoding ATP-dependent Clp protease ATP-binding subunit — encoded protein: MLQKYIRYCTKKVLDAINIGTMELVNMRHTVFTSEFVLLGLLVQNDSSIFAIMEHLKLDTEGIRKRLMDDIFASLDSQTANIVTTGDVQLLISGEVEKVFEIALQEAKKMEDKLISTEALFLALFNPQSGKTSEILKKVGLGQENVRTAIQEIRGGRKVVNQDDESKLDVLKEYTLDLLELARQGELDPVIGREKEIERVIQILSRRKKNNPVLIGEAGVGKTVIVEGLAQQIVAAEVPQSLLSKKILSLDMAALIAGAGVRGEFEGRLKSIRDSIIDAGGRIILFIDELHTVVGVGGGAGGGLGAPDILKPALARGQLQLIGATTYDDYRKHIESDRALARRFQTVQVNAPGIDDTKKILNGLKPYYEKHHNIDYTPESLDAAARLSERYIADRAQPDKAIDLLDEAGSKKHLEMHYTPPDIKKLENEKRTQEAIKMEAFERQDFEEATKHHAELQDIEKRLIAEKEKWQRELSEKDSSVTSEDIAGVVSNWTGIPVSRMLESEADKLSHMEEKIHERIVAQEAAVGAIADAIRRNRAGMRESSKPIGTFLFLGPTGVGKTELAKTLAEFLFDDETRIIRLDMSEYMERHEVAKLIGAPPGYVGYGEGGQLTEKIKRMPYSVVLLDEVEKAHPDVFNMLLQVLDEGRLTDAQGHIISFRNTIIIGTSNIGSEKLAERHEIGFKSGSGIISHDEAKDMVLSEVKKYFKPEFLNRLDDMIVFHSLTKKHMSRILDILLNKLIKRLEDEEIFLEVDSKTKEKLVTDGFEPQYGARPLKRAIEREIENKLSLCLVNREFKSGDKVKAIIKDKEIVFEKISI
- a CDS encoding SDR family oxidoreductase; amino-acid sequence: MKLQGKVAIVTAASSDRGSAIAELLASEGAAVTINYLKNRKRAESALKRIESCGGKAMVIQADVTVKASVNKMVTDTIKKFGSIDILVNNAHGTIQRRNFKETKWKEFIENLNGTIKGAHNCCQAVISGMQKKQWGRIINIMDNIVNDPVKGYTSHTTAQSALVGLTRILALELGHFGITVNLINAGFTLAEKTPHVPPRIQKVMAEQTPLKRLAVPIDIAKAVLFYTTDFSDFITGNCLTVDGGKTMR
- a CDS encoding MBL fold metallo-hydrolase, with product MKIGNYELHSLETGRFALDGGAMFGIVPKVIWSKLHPPDDQNRVEMALRSLLIIDDKRKILVDTGIGTKLSENDKEIYKLDQTEYNLEASLEKYDLETKDITDVVLTHLHLDHVGGATYLNGNKHKLTFPNASHYVQKTHHEWASKPSEKDKGSFITEDFKTIEGEGKLRLVDGYAMILPNIDVIIYDGHTTGQQVIKISDGINTLVCCGDVIPFTSHIRIPYIASYDINPITSSEDKEKLLSRASNGDWTLFFVHDPVTEAVKVEKSKKGYTIKETISL
- a CDS encoding aconitate hydratase → MTIEICRKLYKDIGEKHQRARDVLRRGLTLTEKTLYSHMKLEEIKPYTRKESNVDLYPDRIAMQDATAQMAILQFISSGVPSVHVPTTVHCDHLILAHHGVSDDLPAAKMTNKEVYDFLASAAKKYGMGFWDPGAGIIHQVVLENYAFPGALLIGTDSHTPNGGGLGMLAIGVGGADAVDVMVGLPFGIKWPGVIGIKLTGKLSGWSSPKDVILRVMKELTVKGGTGSVVEYFGDGASSISCTGKATICNMGAEHGATTSTFPLDSKMLEYLRATDRSDIAILAEEYSEYFRADEEVYADPAKYYDKIVEINLTELEPLVCGPHTPDKVRSVSEFRDEIVKEDYPDNVKYALIGSCTNSSYEDMGRAAAVAKDAVVKGLKLSAPLLVTPGSNLIEDTIKRDGQMKALTDAGATELANACGPCIGQWKRTDIGEGERNTIVNSYNRNFRARNDGNKETLSFICSPELVTAYAFSGSLSFNPLKDKLKTVSGQEVMLEEPSAEELPSAGFTGCGKGYVPPEDDGSKVEIVINPESERLQVLAPFLPWDGNDFVDVPLLLKASGKCTTDHISPAGPWLKFRGHLDRISDNAFSGTVNAFDGSVGTGKNQFTGKRGIRFSDIARDYKERGVSWVVAGDENYGEGSSREHAAMSPRFLGAAAVIVRSFARIHETNLKKQGVLPLTFVNPADYEKFCEDDKVSITGLEGLAPGKNVSVKIKHSDGTEDSIETKHTMSDQQIEWFRTGSALNKIARDLEG
- a CDS encoding potassium channel family protein, which translates into the protein MKDSANTFRNKLILTLVLFIIVLSSGTAGYYFIEGWRVFDSLYMTVITLSTVGFHEIEPLSKAGKAFTIGLIFFSLGVVAFAVNYGLKAIFEGEFRDVFGRRKLKKALGSLENHYIICGYGRMGKVISKEFEIKGIPFVVVEKEGQGLDIDGDVIVVYGDATRDELLKDVGIERAKGLISVLDSDPQNLYVVLSARGLNKDLFIVARANDEGADYKLTRAGADKVVSPYHIGGLRMAHTILKPTVVDFLELTAKTGNMEIQIEEVVVEDASALAGKTIKEADIRAKNWVVIVALRKNNGKMFFNPRAHTLIEVGDKVAVIGEPDHFTQFEDMARGKRGTNSH